The following nucleotide sequence is from Bacteroidota bacterium.
CAACAGCCACTATGAAACATGCTGACATCATTATTATTACGGGTTCCACACTTGCCAATAATACACTTGATGAACTTCTTGCGAATATTCCTTCGGGAGCCATGGTTGTTGTGGTGGGGCCAACGTCAAGCCTTATTCCCGACATACTTTTCAGCAAGGGTGTGAACATTATCGGTGCCACGCGGATTCAGGATGCCGAACTCGCTTTTACCATGGTTGGTGAAGGTGCTGCCGGGTATCATCTATTCCAGCGCTGCGCAAAAAAAATATGCCTGCTGAATGGATGAAAAAGGTAAATTGAACGGAACCTGGCTCAGGGCATCGGTTTTAGGATGTTTGTGGGCGGCATCAGAGATTGTACTCGGCAGCTTTCTGCATAATCTGCGTATTCCATTTACCGGTAATATAATGACCGGTATTGCTATTATTTTACTCGTATCAGTGGGTTATCTCTGGAATCAGAAGGGGCTTTTCTGGCGCGCCGGGCTCATCTGTGCCCTGATGAAATCCATTTCGCCCAGTGCCATGATCTTCGGACCAATGATTGCGATATGCTGTGAGGCATTTCTGCTTGAACTTTCTGTTCGCATTGCCGGTCGCAACATTGTCGGTTACCTGATAGGCAGTATGCTCGCCATGCTTTGGAACCTCATTCATTTCATTGCAAACTTTATTATTTTCTATGGATTAGATATTGTCGGTCTGTATAAAAAAGTAGCAATGCTTGCCTCAAAACAACTGAATATACAGTTCGACAACGGATGGATGCCCGTGCTTGTACTTGCAGTTTTATATATGGCGCTCGGACTTGTCTCCGGTATTGCCGGAATTTATATCGGCATTAAACTGAAGAACAAACCGGCAGGGATGATAAACATGCCTGCAAAAAACGTGATGCAGCGGCAGCAGACCAGGGATTTGAAACCCTTCGGATTTTCTGTTTTATGGCTGCTTTTTAGCATTGCGGCAATGACAGGAGAGCTCTGCCTGATTAGTTTTTGCAAACCCGGGATATGGGTTCCGGCAGGTTCGGTGCTCATTATTGTTTGGGCGGTCCGTTACCGGAATGCTTTGCGTCCGTTGAGAAAACCAAAATTCTGGATTAGTTTTATTGTGATTACACTGCTGATGGGATGGCTGTATTCAGGCCTTCAAGGTGGAAATTTCTTTTGTTTGGATGGTCTGGCCGCCGGTCTGCAGATGAATTTCAGGGCTGCACTGATGATTATCGGGTTTGCTGCCATTGGAAGGGAACTTGTAAATCCGGCAATAAAAAAATATTTCTCGGGTTCAAAATTCAGGCAACTTGCCGGTTCGCTTGAGGTGGCATTCGATACACTGCCGCTGGTTATCGCCAATCTGCCGGGACCAAAATATATTCTCAGAAGACCGGTCGGGACGATGAAACAACTGGTAGGGCAGGCCGATACATGGCTCGATAAAATTTCGCTGCAGTTTTCAGACAAGCCATTTGTAATCATAGTAACGGGCGCTTTTGGAAGCGGGAAATCGCGTACCGTTTTTGCACTTGCAGAAATGCTGAAAGCAAGGAGAATGAATATTGGTGGATTTGTGGCGCCATCGGTTCGTGAAAATGGCGAAAGGGTCGGTTATGATATTTATAACATTGCAGAGGCAACAACGCTTCAGTTAGCCAGAATTTACGGCGATGATACCATGCCCTTTGTCGGACGGTTTTACTTCAGACCTGAGGGTATGGAAGCAGGTAAGCGCCTATTACAGAAAGCTGCTTTGCAAAATCCTGACTGGGTAATTATTGACGAGGTAGGTCCATGGGAAATGGCA
It contains:
- a CDS encoding nucleoside-triphosphatase; amino-acid sequence: MDEKGKLNGTWLRASVLGCLWAASEIVLGSFLHNLRIPFTGNIMTGIAIILLVSVGYLWNQKGLFWRAGLICALMKSISPSAMIFGPMIAICCEAFLLELSVRIAGRNIVGYLIGSMLAMLWNLIHFIANFIIFYGLDIVGLYKKVAMLASKQLNIQFDNGWMPVLVLAVLYMALGLVSGIAGIYIGIKLKNKPAGMINMPAKNVMQRQQTRDLKPFGFSVLWLLFSIAAMTGELCLISFCKPGIWVPAGSVLIIVWAVRYRNALRPLRKPKFWISFIVITLLMGWLYSGLQGGNFFCLDGLAAGLQMNFRAALMIIGFAAIGRELVNPAIKKYFSGSKFRQLAGSLEVAFDTLPLVIANLPGPKYILRRPVGTMKQLVGQADTWLDKISLQFSDKPFVIIVTGAFGSGKSRTVFALAEMLKARRMNIGGFVAPSVRENGERVGYDIYNIAEATTLQLARIYGDDTMPFVGRFYFRPEGMEAGKRLLQKAALQNPDWVIIDEVGPWEMAGQGWASGINELMKNPDTKMIWVVREGLLDDVVKGWNFREHKIFYCSEYAAQEIFTLIQSMS